In Apodemus sylvaticus chromosome 8, mApoSyl1.1, whole genome shotgun sequence, one genomic interval encodes:
- the Rnase1 gene encoding ribonuclease pancreatic produces the protein MGLEKSLILFSLYVLVLGCVQPSLGKESSAEKFERQHMDSAGSSSSSPTYCNQMMKSREMTKGSCKPVNTFVHEPLVDVQAVCSQENVKCKNGNSNCYKSTSALHITDCRLKGNSRYPNCDYQTSHHQKHIIVACDGNPSVPVHFDASV, from the coding sequence ATGGGTCTGGAGAAGTCCCTCATTCTGTTTTCATTGTATGTCCTGGTGCTTGGATGCGTCCAGCCTTCCCTGGGCAAGGAATCCTCGGCGGAGAAGTTTGAGCGGCAGCACATGGATTCAGCTGGTTCCTCCAGCAGCAGCCCCACCTACTGCAACCAAATGATGAAGAGCCGGGAGATGACAAAGGGGTCATGCAAGCCTGTGAACACTTTCGTGCACGAACCCTTGGTAGATGTCCAGGCTGTCTGCTCCCAGGAAAATGTCAAATGCAAGAATGGGAATAGCAACTGCTACAAGAGCACCTCAGCCCTGCACATCACTGACTGCCGCCTGAAGGGGAACTCCAGGTATCCCAACTGTGACTACCAGACCAGTCACCACCAGAAGCACATCATTGTGGCCTGTGATGGGAACCCCTCTGTACCAGTCCACTTCGATGCTTCTGTGTAG
- the LOC127691624 gene encoding ribonuclease K6, with translation MVVNLPRYLPLLLLLGSWESMCLLRAQPKGLSKAHWFEIQHIQTSPQPCNTAMRSVNNYTQHCKQKNTFLHESFQNVAATCGLHNITCKNGRKNCHKSAEPVKMTDCSHTGKAYPNCRYRSDVQYKFFIVACEHPKKDDPPYKLVPVHLDKIV, from the coding sequence ATGGTGGTGAACCTTCCCAGGTACCTTCCTCTCCTATTGCTGCTGGGCTCGTGGGAGTCCATGTGTCTACTTCGCGCACAGCCTAAGGGTCTCTCCAAGGCACACTGGTTTGAAATTCAGCACATACAGACAAGTCCTCAGCCATGCAACACAGCCATGCGCAGCGTCAATAATTATACCCAACACTGTAAACAGAAAAACACCTTTCTGCATGAATCTTTCCAGAATGTTGCTGCTACTTGTGGTTTGCACAATATCACCTGCAAGAATGGTCGGAAGAACTGCCACAAGAGCGCAGAGCCTGTCAAAATGACTGACTGCTCACACACCGGAAAAGCCTATCCCAACTGCCGCTACAGAAGTGATGTCCAATACAAATTCTTCATTGTGGCCTGTGAACACCCAAAGAAGGATGACCCTCCCTACAAACTGGTGCCTGTGCACTTAGATAAGATTGTGTAA